Proteins from a genomic interval of Natronorubrum sediminis:
- a CDS encoding DUF5786 family protein: protein MGIGDYDQREYERRERTISEIESDSDDQPNEYRGKITFDGGSSTGELLEKFQKIKSNES, encoded by the coding sequence ATGGGAATAGGTGACTATGACCAGCGTGAGTACGAGCGTCGCGAACGAACGATCTCCGAGATTGAGTCGGACTCGGACGATCAGCCGAACGAATATCGGGGGAAAATAACGTTCGATGGGGGCAGTTCGACCGGCGAACTCCTCGAGAAATTTCAGAAAATTAAGTCGAACGAATCGTGA